The proteins below are encoded in one region of Ricinus communis isolate WT05 ecotype wild-type chromosome 6, ASM1957865v1, whole genome shotgun sequence:
- the LOC8287465 gene encoding probable methyltransferase PMT11: MKSLNTNMDLLKTPLVLKITAFCLLSITFFYLGKHWSSNGYQQLIFFSTPTESVSISPNLNKPFNITDLIAQNQSQIVPDKTQNVVSPTPAPIDQNSVGSDSDSNRTFGVIDSDGKMTDDFEVGEFDPEIVESWGNESGVVESGDSDVKFKGIKRFDLCPESMRERIPCLDNVEAIKELKSTERGEKFERHCPQEGKGLNCLVPPPKGYKQPIPWPRSRDEVWFSNVPHSRLVEDKGGQNWIYKEKNKFKFPGGGTQFIHGADQYLNQISKMVPEIAFGSHTRVVLDVGCGVASFGAYLLSRNVLTMSVAPKDVHENQIQFALERGVPAMVAAFATHRLLYPSQAFEIIHCSRCRINWTRDDGILLLEVNRMLRAGGYFAWAAQPVYKHEAVLEEQWEEMLNLTTRLCWTLVKKEGYIAIWQKPINNSCYLSREEGTKPPLCDPDDNPDNVWYVDLKACITRLPEDGYGANITTWPARLHTPPDRLQSIQLDAYISRKELFKAESKYWYEIIAGYVRAWHWKKFKLRNVLDMKAGFGGFAAALIDQQFDCWVLNVVPISGPNTLPVIYDRGLLGVMHDWCEPFDTYPRTYDLLHANGLFSIEKKRCSISTIMLEMDRILRPGGRAYIRDTLDVMDELQETAKAMGWHVALHDTSEGPHASYRILTCDKRLLRP, encoded by the exons ATGAAATCTCTCAACACCAATATGGATCTCTTAAAAACACCACTGGTTCTAAAGATCACAGCTTTCTGTTTACTCTCAATCACTTTCTTTTATCTGGGCAAGCACTGGTCTTCAAATGGGTATCAACAACTTATCTTCTTTTCAACACCGACAGAATCGGTTTCCATTTCACCAAACTTGAATAAACCCTTTAACATTACTGATCTCATTGCTCAAAATCAATCTCAAATTGTTCCTGATAAGACCCAGAATGTAGTGTCTCCAACTCCTGCTCCAATTGATCAGAACTCAGTTGGGTCTGACTCGGATTCGAATAGGACTTTTGGGGTTATTGATAGTGATGGAAAAATGACTGATGATTTTGAGGTCGGTGAGTTTGATCCTGAAATTGTGGAGAGTTGGGGTAATGAGAGTGGAGTTGTTGAGAGCGGAGATAGTGATGTTAAATTTAAGGGTATTAAGAGATTTGATCTGTGTCCTGAGAGTATGAGAGAGCGTATTCCTTGTTTGGATAATGTAGAAGCTATTAAGGAGCTGAAGTCTACAGAGAGAGGGGAAAAGTTTGAGAGGCATTGTCCTCAGGAAGGCAAAGGTTTGAATTGCTTAGTTCCGCCGCCTAAAGGGTACAAACAGCCTATTCCATGGCCAAGGAGTCGTGATGAG GTATGGTTTAGCAATGTTCCTCACTCACGTTTAGTTGAAGATAAAGGAGGTCAAAACTGGATctataaagagaaaaacaagttTAAGTTTCCTGGTGGTGGTACACAATTCATTCATGGGGCAGATCAATACTTGAACCAGATTTCAAAG ATGGTTCCTGAGATTGCATTTGGTAGTCATACTCGAGTTGTTCTGGATGTTGGATGTGGTGTGGCAAGTTTTGGTGCCTATTTGCTATCAAGGAATGTGCTTACTATGTCGGTAGCACCCAAAGATGTCCATGAGAACCAAATTCAGTTTGCTCTTGAGCGTGGTGTACCTGCAATGGTGGCTGCATTTGCTACTCACCGTTTGTTATATCCAAGTCAAGCCTTTGAAATAATACATTGTTCAAGATGTAGAATCAACTGGACTCGTGATG ATGGAATCTTACTCCTTGAGGTCAATAGAATGCTCCGTGCAGGAGGATACTTTGCATGGGCTGCACAGCCGGTTTATAAGCATGAGGCAGTTCTAGAGGAACAGTGGGAAG AGATGCTTAACCTTACTACCCGTCTTTGCTGGACACTTGTTAAAAAGGAGGGATATATTGCTATATGGCAAAAACCCATCAACAATAGCTGCTACCTAAGCCGTGAAGAAGGCACAAAACCTCCATTGTGTGATCCAGATGATAATCCTGATAATGTTTG GTACGTTGATCTGAAGGCATGCATCACTCGACTTCCAGAAGATGGATATGGAGCAAATATTACCACATGGCCTGCTCGTCTGCACACTCCACCTGATAGGCTCCAGTCCATACAATTGGATGCCTACATATCCAGAAAAGAGCTATTCAAGGCGGAATCAAAATACTGGTATGAAATAATAGCTGGCTATGTGCGTGCTTGGCATTGGAAGAAGtttaaattgagaaatgtTTTGGACATGAAAGCTGGCTTCGGAGG ATTTGCTGCTGCTCTGATTGATCAACAATTTGATTGTTGGGTTTTGAATGTGGTACCTATTAGTGGACCCAACACATTACCTGTTATATATGATCGTGGACTTCTAGGAGTTATGCATGACTG GTGTGAACCATTTGATACATATCCAAGGACATATGATCTTTTACATGCAAATGGCCTCTTTTccattgaaaagaaaag ATGTAGTATCTCTACCATCATGCTTGAGATGGATCGCATACTCAGACCTGGTGGTCGAGCATACATTCGTGACACCCTCGATGTCATGGATGAACTTCAAGAGACAGCAAAGGCCATGGGTTGGCATGTTGCATTGCATGATACATCCGAGGGTCCACATGCAAGTTATAGAATCTTGACATGCGACAAACGCCTCTTGCGGCCTTGA